The Chlorocebus sabaeus isolate Y175 chromosome 6, mChlSab1.0.hap1, whole genome shotgun sequence genome has a segment encoding these proteins:
- the FDX2 gene encoding ferredoxin-2, mitochondrial: protein MHVMAASMARGGVSARVLLQTARGTWWNRTGGTSGSGEGVAPGTTRKFQATGSRSAGEEETGGPEQPGDVVNVVFVDRSGQRIPVSGRVGDNVLHLAQRHGVDLEGACEASLACSTCHVYVSEDHLDLLPPPEEREDDMLDMAPLLQENSRLGCQIVLTPELEGAEFTLPKITRNFYVDGHVPKPH, encoded by the exons ATGCATGTCATGGCTGCCTCCATGGCCCGGGGCGGCGTGAGTGCCAGGGTTCTGCTTCAGACTGCCAGGGGCACCTGGTGGAACCGAACTGGGGGCACTTCGGGGTCGGGGGAGGGGGTAGCGCCGGGGACAACCAGAAAGTTTCAAGCGACAG GCTCGCGCTCGGCGGGAGAGGAGGAGACAGGCGGCCCCGAGCAGCCCGGGGACGT GGTGAACGTGGTGTTCGTAGACCGCTCAGGCCAGCGGATCCCAGTGAGCGGCAGAGTCGGGGACAATGTTCTCCACCTGGCACAGCGCCACGGGGTGGACCTGGAAG GGGCCTGTGAAGCCTCCCTGGCCTGCTCCACCTGCCATGTGTACGTGAGTGAAGACCACCTGGATCTCCTGCCTCCGCCCGAGGAGAG GGAAGACGACATGCTAGACATGGCCCCCCTCCTCCAGGAGAACTCGCGGCTGGGCTGCCAGATCGTGCTGACGCCGGAGCTGGAAGGAGCGGAATTCACCCTGCCCAAGATCACCAGGAACTTCTACGTGGACGGCCACGTCCCCAAGCCCCACTGA
- the ZGLP1 gene encoding GATA-type zinc finger protein 1, with amino-acid sequence MEAEPAPDSSMPAKLLAPPCLDLEPLGGSPSQEKPRTPGCCRISGRSLWPACQDSVTALRFLQETVERLGQSPTQDTPVLGPCWDPMALGTQGLLLLDRDSKDTQTRISQKDRRLQPPGTPPAPPQRRPRKQPNPCRGTEEVDPGFEGVTLTFQIKPDSSLQIIPTYSRPCSSRSQESPADAVGGPAAHPRGTEAHSAGSEALEPRRCASCQTQRTPLWRDAEDGTPLCNACGIRYKKYGTRCSSCWLVPRKNVQPKRLCGRCGVSLDPIQEG; translated from the exons ATGGAGGCTGAGCCAGCCCCGGACTCCTCGATGCCAGCAAAGCTGCTGGCGCCTCCCTGTCTGGACCTGGAGCCGCTGGGAGGATCCCCCTCCCAGGAGAAGCCGAGGACCCCAGGATGCTGCAGAATCAGTGGGAG GTCCCTCTGGCCTGCATGCCAGGACTCTGTCACCGCCCTGCGCTTCCTCCAAGAGACAGTGGAGAGGCTGGGTCAGTCCCCTACCCAGGACACCCCGGTCCTGGGGCCTTGCTGGGACCCGATGGCTCTGGGGACTCAGGGCCTCCTGCTGCTGGACAGGGATTCCAAGGACACACAGACCCGGATCAGCCAAAAGGACCGCCGCCTGCAGCCCCCGGGgactccccctgccccaccccagagaAGGCCCCGGAAACAGCCGAACCCCTGCCGGGGCACTGAGGAAGTGGACCCTGGGTTCGAGGGGGTGACTCTGACGTTTCAGATAAAGCCAGACTCCAGCCTGCAGATCATCCCCACGTACAG CCGGCCCTGTAGTAGCCGCTCTCAGGAATCCCCTGCAGATGCTGTTGGGGGCCCTGCAGCCCACCCAAGAGGCACTGAGGCCCACTCAGCAGGCAGCGAGGCCCTGG AGCCCCGGCGCTGTGCTTCCTGTCAGACCCAGAGGACCCCGCTCTGGAGAGACGCTGAAGATGGGACCCCTCTCTGCAATGCCTGTGGGATCAG GTACAAGAAATATGGCACTCGCTGCTCCAGCTGCTGGCTGGTGCCCAGGAAAAATGTCCAGCCCAAGAGGCTATGTGGCAGATGTGGAGTGTCCCTGGACCCCATTCAGGAAGGTTAA